One window of Dyadobacter sandarakinus genomic DNA carries:
- a CDS encoding glycosyltransferase family 2 protein, with translation MKLSVVIPAYNEEESISHTLLSLHQTLNKYKIPHEICVTNDNSKDGTLRVLSELSLQIPTLVYYTNPGPNGFGYAVRYGLERFKGDCVAVFMADMSDDPEDLAKYYFKMLEGDYDCVFGSRWEKGGQVIDYPALKKVINRVANFIVRMVMGIKYNDTTNAFKLYKRETIDGIKPFLAPHFNLTIELPLKAIVRGYSYAVVPNSWTNRKYGESKLKIKEMGSRYFFILMYCLIEKYFSQGDFMKKSKAPTKEVSR, from the coding sequence ATGAAGCTAAGCGTCGTAATTCCAGCATATAACGAAGAAGAATCCATCTCTCACACGCTTCTTTCCCTGCATCAGACCTTAAATAAGTACAAAATTCCGCACGAAATCTGCGTTACCAACGATAACTCTAAGGATGGTACGTTGCGGGTACTTAGCGAATTATCCCTGCAAATTCCAACCCTGGTTTACTATACCAATCCCGGCCCCAATGGATTTGGCTATGCGGTCAGATACGGACTGGAACGTTTCAAAGGGGATTGTGTAGCAGTATTTATGGCTGATATGTCCGACGACCCGGAGGATCTTGCAAAGTATTATTTCAAGATGCTGGAAGGGGATTATGATTGTGTCTTTGGCTCGCGCTGGGAAAAAGGAGGGCAGGTAATCGACTATCCTGCCTTGAAAAAGGTGATCAACCGCGTGGCAAACTTCATTGTGCGCATGGTGATGGGCATCAAATACAATGATACTACCAATGCATTCAAGCTTTACAAAAGAGAAACAATTGACGGAATCAAGCCGTTTTTGGCCCCGCATTTTAACCTGACCATTGAGCTGCCGCTCAAAGCGATTGTGCGGGGTTACAGTTACGCCGTGGTACCCAACAGCTGGACCAACCGGAAATACGGAGAATCAAAGCTGAAAATCAAGGAAATGGGCAGCCGCTACTTTTTCATACTCATGTACTGCCTGATCGAAAAGTACTTCTCGCAGGGTGATTTTATGAAAAAAAGTAAAGCGCCTACAAAGGAGGTAAGCAGGTAA